In Lysobacter lycopersici, a genomic segment contains:
- a CDS encoding two pore domain potassium channel family protein — translation MGNLPGYVVAILGTLTAAMLCVLLHYEGLYRMERRFRAGATSAGRRQMLLAILGVLALHMAQIWIFGVAWWTLLHFPDAGSIAGTAHVQWHGALFLSALAFTSLGFDAWVPVGAIRILAGVEALTGLVLVAWSASFAFLQMQRHWKQD, via the coding sequence ATGGGCAACCTGCCGGGCTACGTCGTGGCGATCCTCGGCACGCTGACCGCCGCGATGCTGTGCGTGCTGCTGCACTACGAAGGCCTGTATCGCATGGAGCGTCGGTTCCGCGCCGGCGCCACCAGCGCCGGGCGCAGGCAGATGCTGCTGGCCATCCTCGGCGTGCTGGCGTTGCACATGGCGCAGATCTGGATCTTCGGCGTGGCGTGGTGGACCTTGCTGCACTTCCCCGACGCCGGCTCGATCGCCGGCACGGCGCACGTGCAGTGGCATGGTGCGTTGTTCCTGTCGGCGCTCGCGTTCACCTCGCTGGGCTTCGATGCATGGGTGCCGGTGGGCGCGATCCGCATCCTCGCCGGCGTCGAGGCGCTCACCGGCCTGGTGCTGGTGGCGTGGTCGGCGTCCTTCGCGTTCCTGCAGATGCAGCGGCACTGGAAGCAGGACTGA
- a CDS encoding glutathione S-transferase family protein: MKLYTSPGACSLADHIALQWTGAPYEAQIVSRDDRKQPWFHALNPAGAVPVLTEGDWVLTQNSAILNFIADKFPAAKLGGDGTPEGRADVNRWLGFLNADVHPAFHPLFGSAGSLGAEAEAKAKEQAMAKLRGYFQRADAQLVGKDWLTGSRSIADPYLFVVTQWAKKLGVDLSGLDNLAAFDKRMAADPGVQAAMKDEGLI; the protein is encoded by the coding sequence ATGAAGCTCTATACCTCCCCCGGCGCCTGCTCGCTCGCGGACCACATCGCGCTGCAGTGGACCGGCGCACCGTACGAAGCGCAGATCGTTTCGCGCGACGATCGCAAGCAACCATGGTTCCACGCGCTCAATCCCGCCGGCGCGGTGCCGGTGCTGACCGAAGGCGACTGGGTGCTCACCCAGAATTCGGCGATCCTCAACTTCATCGCCGACAAGTTCCCGGCGGCCAAGCTCGGCGGCGACGGTACGCCCGAGGGCCGCGCCGACGTGAACCGCTGGCTCGGCTTCCTCAACGCCGACGTGCACCCGGCGTTCCATCCTCTGTTCGGCAGCGCGGGGTCGCTCGGTGCCGAGGCCGAAGCGAAGGCGAAGGAACAGGCGATGGCGAAACTGCGTGGCTACTTCCAGCGCGCGGATGCCCAGCTCGTCGGCAAGGATTGGCTCACCGGCAGTCGTTCGATCGCCGATCCCTACCTGTTCGTCGTCACCCAGTGGGCGAAGAAGCTGGGCGTCGATCTCTCCGGCCTCGACAACCTCGCCGCCTTCGACAAGCGCATGGCCGCCGATCCCGGCGTGCAGGCCGCGATGAAGGACGAAGGGCTGATCTGA
- a CDS encoding cell wall hydrolase, with protein MKLAWILWLASILPPQAADSLCLSTTLYLEARDQPVRGQQAVAEVALRRQDSGRWGDSMCDVVTARKQFAPTLVPPGTRLSNNEAWSQAVTIALEAERNWELPKGERKEIVPGASHFAALGIANPSWRNAYQVATIGGHTFFKVDRL; from the coding sequence ATGAAACTGGCCTGGATCCTGTGGTTGGCCTCCATCCTCCCGCCGCAGGCGGCGGACTCGCTGTGCCTCAGCACCACCCTCTACCTCGAGGCCCGCGACCAGCCGGTCCGCGGCCAGCAGGCCGTCGCCGAGGTCGCCCTGCGCCGCCAGGACAGCGGGCGCTGGGGCGATTCCATGTGCGACGTGGTCACCGCGCGCAAGCAGTTCGCCCCCACCCTCGTCCCGCCGGGCACGCGCCTGAGCAACAACGAGGCGTGGTCGCAGGCGGTGACCATTGCGCTCGAAGCCGAGCGCAACTGGGAACTGCCCAAGGGCGAGCGCAAGGAAATCGTGCCGGGCGCCAGCCATTTCGCCGCGCTGGGCATCGCCAACCCGAGCTGGCGCAACGCGTACCAGGTGGCGACCATCGGTGGGCACACCTTCTTCAAGGTCGATCGCCTCTGA
- a CDS encoding NADPH-dependent 2,4-dienoyl-CoA reductase, whose protein sequence is MNDTPTTSPYPHLLAPLDLGFTTLRNRVLMGSMHTGLEDHRRDFPKLAAYFAERAAGGVGMMVTGGFAPNVVGWLKPFAGKLSWPWEARKHRQVTSAVHAHDAKICLQLLHAGRYAYHPLSVAPSRLKAPINPFTPRALSTAGVERQIAAFANAARLARDGGYDGVEIMGSEGYLLNEFTAPRTNKRNDAWGGNAENRFRFAVEIVRRVREACGPDFILVYRLSMLDLVEGGNDWNAIVAQARAVEAAGATIINTGIGWHEARIPTIATSVPRAAFAGVTAKLRPHVSLPLVATNRINMPDVAEAVLARGDADMVSMARPLLADPRWVEKARNNRAQAINTCIACNQACLDHVFANKRASCLVNPRACRETELVVAKTQAPKRIAVVGAGPAGLACATTAAERGHRVTLFDAAGEIGGQFNLAKRIPGKEEFHESLRYFRERIGETGIELRLGTRVEAERLRDFNAVVVATGVVPRRVDFPGADHPKVVDYLDVLEGRVVPGAKVAIIGAGGIGFDVAEFLVQEGASPSLDPARWMVEWGIDPDFESAGGLAKPHPESPARQVWLLQRSPGKPGAKLAKTTGWIHRAALKAKGVKMLGGVEYLGVGDAGFRIRVDGSEQLLPVDHVVVCAGQEPRRDLFDQLRETAAGLELHLIGGADVAAELDAKRAIDQGTRLAARL, encoded by the coding sequence ATGAACGACACGCCGACCACTTCGCCCTATCCGCACCTGCTCGCGCCGCTGGACCTCGGTTTCACCACCCTGCGCAACCGGGTGCTGATGGGTTCGATGCATACCGGGCTGGAGGACCATCGTCGCGATTTCCCCAAGCTCGCTGCGTATTTCGCCGAGCGCGCCGCGGGCGGCGTCGGAATGATGGTCACCGGCGGCTTCGCACCGAACGTCGTCGGCTGGCTCAAGCCCTTCGCCGGCAAACTGAGCTGGCCGTGGGAAGCGCGCAAGCACCGGCAAGTCACGTCCGCGGTACACGCACACGACGCGAAGATCTGCCTGCAATTGCTGCACGCCGGGCGCTACGCCTACCACCCTTTGTCCGTCGCGCCATCGAGGCTGAAGGCGCCGATCAATCCGTTCACGCCACGCGCGCTGTCCACCGCTGGCGTCGAACGCCAAATCGCTGCGTTCGCCAATGCCGCGCGCCTCGCCCGCGACGGCGGCTACGACGGCGTCGAGATCATGGGTTCGGAAGGCTATTTGCTCAACGAATTCACCGCGCCGCGCACGAACAAGCGCAACGACGCCTGGGGTGGCAATGCCGAAAACCGCTTCCGCTTCGCGGTGGAAATCGTGCGCCGCGTGCGCGAGGCCTGCGGCCCGGATTTCATCCTCGTCTATCGCCTGTCGATGCTGGACCTGGTCGAAGGCGGCAACGACTGGAACGCGATCGTCGCGCAGGCCAGGGCGGTCGAAGCCGCCGGCGCCACGATCATCAACACCGGCATCGGTTGGCACGAAGCGCGCATCCCGACCATCGCGACCTCGGTGCCGCGCGCCGCGTTCGCCGGCGTGACCGCGAAATTGCGCCCGCACGTTTCGCTGCCGCTGGTCGCGACCAACCGCATCAACATGCCCGACGTGGCAGAAGCCGTGCTCGCGCGCGGCGATGCCGACATGGTGTCGATGGCACGTCCGCTGCTCGCCGATCCGCGATGGGTGGAGAAGGCGCGCAACAATCGCGCGCAGGCCATCAATACCTGCATCGCCTGCAACCAGGCCTGCCTCGACCATGTGTTCGCGAACAAGCGCGCGAGCTGCCTGGTCAACCCGCGCGCCTGCCGCGAAACCGAACTCGTCGTCGCGAAGACGCAAGCACCGAAGCGCATCGCCGTGGTCGGCGCCGGGCCCGCGGGCCTGGCCTGCGCGACCACAGCTGCGGAACGCGGGCACCGCGTGACCCTGTTCGATGCCGCCGGCGAAATCGGCGGTCAGTTCAACCTCGCCAAGCGGATTCCCGGCAAGGAGGAATTCCACGAGTCGCTGCGCTACTTCCGCGAGCGCATCGGCGAAACCGGCATCGAATTGCGATTGGGAACGCGTGTCGAAGCCGAACGTCTGCGCGACTTCAACGCGGTCGTGGTCGCTACCGGCGTCGTTCCGCGACGGGTGGATTTCCCCGGCGCGGATCATCCAAAAGTGGTCGACTACCTCGACGTGCTCGAAGGCCGCGTCGTACCCGGCGCGAAGGTCGCCATCATCGGTGCCGGTGGCATCGGCTTCGACGTCGCCGAATTCCTCGTGCAGGAAGGTGCATCGCCCAGCCTCGACCCGGCGCGCTGGATGGTCGAATGGGGCATCGACCCGGATTTCGAATCCGCCGGCGGCTTGGCGAAACCCCATCCGGAATCTCCGGCGCGGCAGGTCTGGCTGCTGCAACGCAGCCCCGGCAAGCCGGGTGCAAAACTGGCGAAGACCACCGGTTGGATCCATCGCGCGGCGCTGAAGGCGAAGGGCGTGAAAATGCTGGGTGGAGTCGAGTACCTCGGCGTCGGGGACGCCGGATTCCGCATCCGGGTCGACGGCAGCGAGCAGCTCCTGCCGGTCGACCACGTCGTGGTCTGCGCCGGGCAGGAACCGCGGCGGGACCTGTTCGACCAATTGCGGGAAACCGCAGCGGGCTTGGAACTGCACCTGATCGGCGGCGCCGACGTGGCCGCCGAGCTCGATGCCAAGCGCGCCATCGACCAGGGCACCCGCCTTGCGGCCCGTCTGTAA
- a CDS encoding DODA-type extradiol aromatic ring-opening family dioxygenase, which yields MESDSLPALFLSHGSPMLAIEASPAGRFLDALGGTTPLPRAIVVASAHFMTDRPMLGGHPHPHTVHDFGGFPEPLYAIRYPAPGDPGLAEDIAGRIAVAGLPVKVREGHGLDHGVWVPLRRMYPQADIPVVPLSVQPQADAAVHYRLGQALAGLGDEGVLVIGSGGFVHNLGELTWGQPDAPMPDWARDFRDWMRDRVLARDVDALLDWERQAPQARHAHPTTEHLLPLFVAMGAAGERAGVRHLHDSHEYGSLALDAFAFG from the coding sequence ATGGAATCCGATTCGCTGCCCGCGCTTTTCCTTTCCCACGGCTCGCCGATGCTGGCAATCGAGGCCTCGCCCGCGGGCCGGTTCCTCGACGCCCTCGGCGGCACGACCCCCCTGCCGCGTGCCATCGTCGTGGCTTCGGCCCACTTCATGACCGACCGGCCGATGCTGGGTGGCCATCCGCATCCGCATACCGTGCACGACTTCGGCGGCTTTCCGGAGCCGCTATATGCCATTCGCTACCCGGCACCGGGCGACCCGGGTCTGGCCGAGGACATCGCAGGGCGAATCGCTGTCGCGGGCCTGCCGGTCAAGGTTCGCGAGGGCCATGGGCTCGACCACGGAGTCTGGGTTCCGCTGCGCCGGATGTACCCGCAGGCCGACATCCCCGTGGTGCCGTTGTCGGTCCAGCCCCAGGCGGATGCCGCCGTGCATTACCGGCTGGGACAGGCCTTGGCGGGGTTGGGCGACGAGGGCGTGCTGGTCATCGGCTCCGGCGGGTTCGTCCACAACCTCGGCGAACTCACCTGGGGCCAGCCGGATGCGCCCATGCCCGACTGGGCCCGCGACTTCCGCGACTGGATGCGCGACCGGGTGCTCGCAAGGGACGTCGACGCATTGCTCGACTGGGAACGGCAGGCACCGCAGGCACGCCATGCACACCCGACCACCGAACACCTGCTGCCGCTGTTCGTGGCCATGGGTGCGGCCGGCGAACGCGCCGGCGTCCGCCATCTCCACGATTCGCACGAATACGGTTCGCTCGCATTGGACGCCTTCGCCTTCGGCTGA